A single region of the Anaerostipes rhamnosivorans genome encodes:
- a CDS encoding cyclophilin-like fold protein, protein MRKKIKKITGVLTLAMMAGLALNGCRRSDSAVRDTKIESSSKDLDTEKSENSVPSKLEVRFGDDGEPFEMHLYNNETAASIAGYVGTSDWRLPIYEDDDSADYDVMQYYDIPDSYEIPSAPETVTAEKAGEVYYSDPNRIVLFYKDATIKGEYTKIGYFDPTQKFVTAVKNNPVLEGWGNKIVNIAQP, encoded by the coding sequence ATGAGAAAGAAAATAAAAAAAATCACAGGTGTGTTGACATTGGCAATGATGGCCGGGCTTGCTTTAAACGGGTGCAGACGCTCAGACAGTGCCGTAAGAGATACAAAAATAGAAAGCAGCAGCAAAGATTTGGATACAGAGAAGTCCGAGAACAGTGTTCCTTCCAAACTGGAAGTGCGTTTCGGGGACGATGGCGAGCCATTTGAAATGCATTTATATAACAATGAGACAGCTGCGTCTATCGCAGGGTATGTGGGGACTTCGGACTGGCGGCTGCCGATCTATGAGGATGACGATTCGGCCGACTATGATGTCATGCAGTATTATGACATCCCGGACAGCTATGAGATCCCGTCAGCACCAGAAACTGTCACTGCCGAAAAAGCAGGGGAGGTGTACTATTCTGATCCCAACCGGATTGTTCTATTCTATAAGGATGCCACGATCAAAGGTGAGTATACCAAGATTGGCTATTTTGATCCTACACAGAAGTTTGTGACAGCGGTAAAAAATAATCCGGTGCTGGAAGGATGGGGAAATAAGATTGTTAATATTGCACAGCCATGA
- a CDS encoding FtsX-like permease family protein → MENRILIKAGMHRHRGSLAGIFILVFMISAALSTAAAVWTNAGHYVRTEMDRTGFGDLTAWVSKVPEIKELKSSIESLNEVEQVRTQELIFSKYEAAKEQSDSDGQLIRWNRSENRYRFFDGDLSGYRDPPDRIKPGQVYVSPSMVSVMEVQIGDKITFPIARNGKKISLTVSGYYEDPYMGSSMIGMKGFLVSQEDYSMIHGLIRDAGMNALARDGAMLHIQKKQGSKLSVSGLNQILNKETELPKYTEFIYSKDAVAGFMLILHNAFCGLFAAFAAVLLCAAALIMGHSISAVIEQEYVNMGILKTMGVTGKRLRWIQLIQYLTVIVPGMGAGLLAAIPLSKRVGGMTVTASGVLIPATLPVRFCIFCFLVILLLLAGSAAFKLRKISRVTPMKAIRGETEDSGKQPGIRFSIGAEGLKVRLALRQLYTGRRRYLGIVSVAVLLAFSVSLVGRMDTWLGPDGKGMMDAFNPAEHDIGVQALGRQEPEKVRETILSFTGIKDSYQLAMPDVSVNGRNYTANVITEPERFHILQGKTCTGGQEIVLTEAAASDLGVSIGDTLTVRGDKDSKNYRVSGIYQCANGMGNNIGMSREGYLSIGTDHRQLWCHHYFLEDPSLKPQITKALSAAYGGDVHVHENSWPGLWGIISAMKVLLVFMYGMTALFVSIVTAMTSGKILAAEKQDMGIFKSMGVSSRDLRLNFALRFGVTSAIGSAAGVLLAALVTDPVVSAVMRFAGISNFSSVWSVGNSLFPAAAVTLLFTGFAYLSAGKIKKTDMTVLITE, encoded by the coding sequence ATGGAAAATCGAATTCTTATAAAAGCCGGCATGCACCGGCACCGCGGAAGTCTGGCCGGGATTTTTATTCTGGTCTTTATGATATCCGCAGCGCTTTCTACCGCAGCGGCAGTGTGGACCAACGCGGGACATTATGTACGAACGGAAATGGACCGGACCGGCTTCGGAGATTTAACGGCATGGGTTTCAAAGGTACCGGAGATCAAAGAACTGAAAAGCAGCATAGAGAGTCTTAATGAGGTAGAACAGGTAAGGACTCAGGAACTGATTTTTTCAAAATATGAAGCAGCGAAAGAACAGTCTGACAGCGACGGACAGCTGATTCGCTGGAATCGGTCAGAGAACCGGTATCGATTTTTTGACGGAGATTTGTCCGGCTACAGAGATCCTCCAGATCGGATCAAACCAGGTCAGGTTTATGTGTCCCCGTCCATGGTATCTGTGATGGAAGTACAGATTGGTGATAAGATTACCTTTCCGATCGCCAGAAACGGCAAAAAAATAAGTCTGACTGTCAGCGGTTATTATGAGGATCCTTATATGGGAAGCTCGATGATTGGCATGAAAGGTTTTCTGGTCTCACAGGAAGATTATAGCATGATCCATGGCTTGATAAGGGATGCAGGTATGAATGCACTGGCTCGTGACGGAGCCATGCTGCATATTCAGAAAAAACAGGGCAGTAAGTTGTCAGTTTCAGGCTTAAACCAGATTCTGAACAAGGAGACAGAACTTCCGAAATACACAGAGTTTATCTACAGCAAAGACGCTGTGGCAGGCTTTATGCTCATCCTTCACAATGCCTTCTGCGGACTGTTTGCTGCTTTTGCAGCTGTGCTTTTGTGTGCAGCAGCATTGATTATGGGACACAGCATTTCAGCGGTGATCGAGCAGGAATACGTGAATATGGGAATTTTAAAAACTATGGGTGTGACTGGAAAAAGGCTTCGATGGATACAGCTGATCCAGTACCTTACTGTGATCGTTCCCGGGATGGGGGCGGGGCTTCTTGCTGCCATACCTTTGAGCAAAAGGGTGGGCGGCATGACGGTCACTGCCTCAGGAGTTCTGATTCCAGCCACATTGCCGGTGAGGTTCTGCATTTTTTGTTTTCTGGTAATTTTGCTGCTTTTAGCAGGATCAGCCGCTTTTAAATTGAGAAAGATCAGCCGTGTCACACCGATGAAGGCCATACGGGGAGAGACTGAGGATTCGGGGAAACAGCCGGGAATCCGTTTCTCCATAGGCGCAGAGGGACTAAAAGTACGTCTTGCCTTGAGACAGCTTTATACAGGAAGGCGAAGATACCTGGGTATTGTTTCGGTGGCAGTGCTGCTGGCATTTTCTGTTTCTCTGGTGGGACGTATGGACACATGGCTTGGACCGGACGGGAAAGGAATGATGGATGCTTTTAACCCCGCAGAACATGATATCGGTGTACAGGCATTGGGGAGACAGGAGCCGGAAAAAGTCAGGGAAACGATACTCTCTTTTACGGGCATCAAAGACAGTTATCAGCTGGCTATGCCCGATGTTTCAGTGAACGGCAGAAACTACACGGCAAATGTGATCACGGAACCAGAACGATTTCACATCCTGCAGGGAAAGACCTGCACAGGCGGGCAAGAGATCGTGTTGACGGAAGCTGCCGCCTCAGATTTAGGTGTTTCCATTGGGGACACCCTTACTGTCCGGGGAGATAAGGACAGTAAAAACTATCGGGTCTCCGGCATTTATCAGTGTGCCAATGGGATGGGAAATAACATTGGTATGAGCAGGGAAGGGTATCTGAGCATCGGAACTGATCACAGACAGCTGTGGTGCCATCATTATTTTCTGGAAGATCCGTCCCTGAAACCACAGATCACGAAAGCACTGTCAGCTGCCTATGGCGGCGATGTGCATGTCCATGAAAATTCATGGCCGGGACTTTGGGGTATTATTTCAGCCATGAAAGTTCTGCTGGTTTTCATGTACGGCATGACCGCATTGTTTGTTTCGATTGTGACGGCTATGACCAGCGGCAAAATTTTGGCAGCAGAGAAACAGGATATGGGAATTTTTAAATCCATGGGGGTTTCGTCAAGAGACTTAAGGCTTAACTTTGCCCTGCGGTTTGGGGTGACTTCGGCTATCGGATCAGCGGCCGGAGTCCTGCTCGCAGCCTTAGTGACTGACCCGGTTGTATCGGCAGTTATGAGATTTGCAGGGATCAGTAATTTTTCGTCTGTGTGGTCTGTTGGAAACAGCCTGTTTCCGGCAGCCGCAGTGACACTGCTATTTACAGGCTTTGCTTATCTTAGTGCAGGTAAGATTAAAAAGACAGATATGACGGTATTGATCACAGAATAA
- a CDS encoding ABC transporter ATP-binding protein: MKNAMLSGRNVCRVFREGDTKVQVLNGVDIDIYEGDFTVIMGPSGAGKSTLLYALSGMDGITDGQVFYRQQEISGSSEKQMAALRSREFGFVFQQTHLVSSLTLYENVLVKGLLNQPKDPDDVRSKAEQLLGKMQVGDARDRLPSQVSGGEAQRAAIARAVIHDPGMIFADEPTGALNRENTEKVLKLLWELNENGQSILMVTHDVFAAMRGTRLLYLEDGMVLDELLLPPYREEEARNREIKVSGWLSALQW, from the coding sequence ATGAAAAACGCGATGTTGTCAGGCAGAAATGTATGCAGAGTTTTTAGGGAAGGAGACACAAAAGTCCAAGTGCTGAACGGAGTGGACATTGACATCTATGAAGGCGATTTTACAGTTATCATGGGCCCCTCCGGTGCAGGGAAATCAACGCTTTTGTATGCTTTAAGCGGCATGGACGGCATAACCGACGGGCAGGTGTTTTACAGGCAGCAGGAAATCAGTGGCAGCAGTGAAAAGCAGATGGCGGCATTGAGAAGCCGGGAATTTGGTTTTGTGTTTCAACAGACCCATTTGGTAAGCAGCCTGACCTTATATGAAAATGTGCTTGTGAAAGGCTTACTGAACCAGCCCAAAGATCCGGATGATGTCCGGTCTAAAGCAGAACAGCTGCTTGGAAAGATGCAGGTTGGAGATGCCAGGGACAGACTGCCTTCCCAGGTTTCCGGAGGAGAGGCTCAGAGGGCGGCTATAGCCAGGGCGGTGATCCATGATCCGGGGATGATCTTTGCCGATGAGCCCACAGGAGCGCTCAACCGTGAGAATACAGAGAAGGTATTAAAACTTTTGTGGGAACTGAATGAAAACGGACAGAGCATCCTGATGGTAACCCATGATGTTTTCGCTGCTATGAGGGGAACCAGGCTGTTATATCTGGAGGACGGGATGGTCCTGGATGAACTTCTTCTGCCTCCCTACAGGGAGGAAGAGGCCAGAAACCGGGAAATAAAGGTCAGCGGATGGCTCTCCGCCCTGCAGTGGTAG
- a CDS encoding phenylacetate--CoA ligase family protein produces MKYIRLLWNLYMLKRNTKKSKKELGKLQEKKLRTMLGYALEHSEYYRRTFKAAGITKENFGRMPLSAFPAMDKAAFMENFDELVTNPELSAEELQRFDQEAPAGKNKYKDRFHVVHSSGSTGKPGYFVYDEKAWSQMLLGIIRAALWDMTMPQIIKLLLRGPRIVYIAATDGRYGGAMAAGDGISGVGADQLFLDIKEPMSEWSEKINQFQPNIVIGYPSAVKILGELKEKGEIQMDLCRVICCGEPLGTGLRHYLETVFDTEVVNVYGASESLALGVELRSQEGMFLFDDLNYIEVEDGCIYLTSLYNFVQPLIRYRISDQLQLKSDSGQERYPFSRAESLLGRNEDLMWFEDQQGGREFLHPLAVEGFCIEGLLDYQFRKFGENSFEILAEVPEEGRQDWIRQEIMRLMKEILREKHLDQVKFYVRFVEEILPDPQTGKKRLMETLEKRRAG; encoded by the coding sequence ATGAAATACATCCGTTTATTGTGGAACTTATACATGCTGAAGAGAAATACGAAAAAATCAAAAAAGGAACTTGGTAAATTGCAGGAAAAGAAGTTAAGGACCATGCTTGGTTATGCATTAGAACATTCCGAGTATTACCGCAGGACATTTAAAGCGGCAGGCATAACAAAAGAAAATTTCGGAAGAATGCCGCTGTCTGCTTTTCCTGCTATGGATAAAGCGGCTTTTATGGAAAATTTTGATGAACTGGTCACGAATCCTGAACTGTCAGCAGAGGAACTTCAAAGATTCGATCAGGAAGCCCCGGCCGGAAAGAACAAATATAAGGATCGATTTCACGTAGTGCATTCTTCGGGAAGTACAGGGAAACCAGGATATTTCGTATACGATGAGAAGGCCTGGAGCCAGATGCTGCTTGGGATCATCAGGGCGGCTCTGTGGGATATGACCATGCCCCAGATTATAAAACTGCTGCTTCGGGGGCCAAGAATCGTCTATATTGCCGCTACAGACGGACGCTACGGTGGTGCCATGGCGGCAGGAGACGGAATCAGCGGAGTGGGCGCAGATCAGCTGTTTCTTGATATTAAGGAACCGATGAGTGAATGGAGTGAGAAAATCAACCAGTTTCAGCCAAATATAGTGATCGGATATCCATCTGCGGTAAAAATCCTTGGCGAGTTGAAGGAAAAAGGCGAGATCCAAATGGATCTATGCCGGGTGATCTGCTGCGGGGAGCCGCTGGGAACCGGACTGCGCCATTATCTGGAGACTGTTTTTGATACTGAAGTGGTCAATGTTTACGGGGCCAGTGAATCACTGGCGCTGGGAGTTGAGCTGCGCAGCCAGGAGGGAATGTTTCTGTTTGACGATCTGAATTATATCGAAGTGGAAGATGGATGCATCTATCTCACATCTCTCTATAACTTTGTACAACCGCTGATCCGCTACCGGATTTCCGATCAGCTGCAGCTGAAATCAGATTCAGGACAGGAGAGATATCCATTTTCCAGGGCAGAAAGCCTTCTGGGGAGAAACGAGGATCTGATGTGGTTTGAGGACCAGCAGGGAGGCAGAGAATTTCTCCATCCACTGGCCGTGGAGGGCTTTTGTATTGAGGGACTTCTGGACTATCAGTTCCGGAAATTCGGAGAGAATTCCTTTGAGATATTGGCAGAAGTACCCGAAGAAGGCAGACAGGACTGGATCCGGCAGGAAATCATGAGGCTTATGAAGGAAATCCTCAGAGAGAAGCATCTGGATCAGGTGAAGTTCTATGTCCGTTTTGTGGAGGAAATCCTGCCGGACCCGCAGACTGGTAAGAAACGGCTTATGGAGACCCTGGAGAAAAGGAGGGCAGGATGA
- a CDS encoding linear amide C-N hydrolase: protein MAELKKTKTTVMILLAALLAAAVLVITKCGRTEKDDSIKQVRNTKGGSTKEVDPGHKIVKLEKGLSAVRYDGDYGFEDYLRQGGASSDSEVIKFITGHLGIGPTGLGFRKNVYGCSTISVKSPKNEALFGRNFDWESCEAMITVSKPDTGYASVSTVNMDFINAGSGFSVSRLPSRIQAMAALYAPLDGMNEKGLCVSVNMIQDSDSIEQNTEKPDITTTTAVRLLLNKAADVKEALELLDQYDLHASKGMMIHFAIADSSGRSVAAEYVNAQMTVTDTPVVTNFYLAEGEKKGIGTEQSHTRYDILTKQLSKTPAMDMEHVRDALESVSKKNFGEFESTEWSIVFNQKSKEVRYYHREDYDNSYRIYVK, encoded by the coding sequence ATGGCAGAATTGAAAAAAACAAAAACAACAGTCATGATTTTATTGGCAGCTCTATTGGCTGCAGCAGTACTGGTCATTACAAAATGCGGCCGTACAGAAAAAGATGACAGCATCAAACAGGTAAGAAATACGAAGGGAGGAAGCACGAAGGAGGTCGACCCGGGGCATAAGATTGTGAAGCTGGAAAAGGGTCTGTCGGCTGTCAGGTATGATGGTGACTACGGGTTTGAGGATTACCTGAGACAGGGAGGTGCATCCTCAGACTCAGAGGTGATTAAATTTATAACCGGGCATCTGGGCATCGGACCCACAGGACTGGGTTTCAGGAAAAACGTATATGGATGTAGCACTATATCTGTAAAGAGTCCAAAAAATGAGGCACTGTTTGGAAGAAACTTTGACTGGGAAAGCTGTGAGGCCATGATCACGGTCTCAAAACCTGACACCGGATACGCTTCTGTATCTACAGTCAATATGGACTTTATCAATGCAGGATCAGGTTTTTCTGTTTCCAGGCTGCCTTCCAGGATACAGGCCATGGCGGCTCTCTATGCACCCCTGGATGGGATGAATGAAAAAGGGCTTTGTGTGTCAGTGAATATGATACAGGATTCAGACAGCATTGAGCAAAATACGGAGAAACCGGACATCACTACAACGACTGCGGTCCGTCTGCTGCTGAACAAGGCGGCTGACGTGAAAGAGGCTTTGGAACTTCTTGATCAATATGATCTTCATGCATCAAAAGGGATGATGATCCACTTTGCAATAGCGGATTCCTCCGGGCGAAGTGTTGCAGCAGAATATGTCAACGCTCAGATGACAGTGACAGATACTCCTGTGGTTACAAATTTTTACCTGGCAGAAGGAGAGAAAAAAGGGATCGGCACAGAGCAGTCCCACACACGGTATGATATTCTGACAAAACAGCTTTCTAAAACTCCGGCCATGGATATGGAACATGTCCGGGATGCTCTGGAAAGCGTGAGCAAAAAGAATTTCGGGGAATTTGAATCTACGGAATGGAGCATTGTATTTAATCAAAAAAGCAAAGAGGTCCGCTATTATCACAGGGAAGATTATGATAACAGCTATCGGATTTATGTGAAATAA
- a CDS encoding flavodoxin family protein yields the protein MKILILNGSPRPNGSTSAIVEAFAEGAEEAGHSVEIIKVGRKKIAGCLGCEYCHTKGNGQCIQKDDEKEVYKALEHAEMLVLASPIYYYSFSAQLQAALHRTYALKVPKKVRKTALLLSSGSPDVYGPAVRQYQLSVVEYYKTEDLGVMTVNEENYKAEDHLEEFKMFGRSVTE from the coding sequence ATGAAAATTTTAATCTTAAACGGCAGTCCGCGGCCAAATGGAAGCACATCAGCCATCGTAGAAGCATTTGCGGAGGGAGCAGAGGAAGCAGGTCATTCTGTTGAGATAATAAAGGTGGGAAGAAAAAAAATTGCAGGATGTCTGGGCTGTGAATACTGCCATACAAAAGGAAATGGTCAGTGTATCCAGAAGGATGACGAGAAAGAAGTCTACAAAGCTCTTGAACATGCAGAAATGCTTGTATTGGCATCTCCAATCTACTACTATTCATTTTCGGCCCAGCTTCAGGCGGCACTCCACCGGACTTATGCGCTGAAGGTTCCGAAGAAGGTACGAAAAACAGCCTTGCTTTTAAGCTCTGGGTCCCCGGATGTGTACGGACCGGCAGTACGGCAATACCAGCTTTCTGTCGTGGAGTACTATAAGACAGAAGATCTTGGAGTGATGACAGTGAATGAAGAGAATTATAAGGCTGAGGATCATCTGGAGGAATTTAAGATGTTTGGAAGATCTGTCACTGAATAG
- a CDS encoding MATE family efflux transporter, which translates to MIHLSIPTIIEQVLETVVQYVDTAMVGHLGEQATAAVSVTTTINWLIHSLMSAFGVGILAMTARAVGEKNKKLTGKLAVLTVWLVLILGAIEGTGAVLLSPYIPVWMGAAPGVREDAALYFTITSIPMIFRAGSVIFGAAVRASGDTKTPMVVNVFVNGINIVLNYWLIYTEGLGVLGAAAASAVSYTFGGISMFYIFKKKSVFSWRKEKRIPDMAVLRRCFRISIPVMMTNTASCLGQIMFTGLVSGMGTSVFAAHSIAVTAETIFYIPGYGMSTAVSAMVGYSIGERSREKFDVLWKQAVCLTMILMCAAGAVLYFVSDALMGIFTPSPQVVSLGAQMLRIVAVSEPFFGLMIIMQGIYNGLGKTGYAFFVETGSMWGIRILLSLLCVKVWQLGLGAVWYCMIADNITKAVLYMIRFLVPGKREKLWKQAFH; encoded by the coding sequence ATGATTCACCTGTCCATTCCCACCATCATAGAACAGGTGTTGGAAACAGTCGTCCAGTATGTGGATACAGCTATGGTTGGACATTTGGGAGAACAGGCAACCGCAGCAGTCAGTGTCACAACCACAATTAACTGGCTGATTCACAGTCTGATGTCAGCCTTTGGTGTGGGAATCCTTGCAATGACTGCCAGGGCAGTAGGTGAAAAAAATAAAAAATTAACAGGAAAGCTGGCAGTGCTCACTGTCTGGCTGGTTTTGATCCTTGGAGCCATAGAAGGTACAGGGGCAGTTCTGTTAAGTCCCTATATTCCTGTCTGGATGGGAGCAGCACCCGGAGTGCGGGAGGATGCGGCCCTTTATTTTACCATCACCAGCATTCCCATGATCTTCCGGGCAGGAAGTGTGATCTTTGGAGCGGCTGTCCGTGCATCAGGTGACACAAAGACCCCGATGGTGGTCAATGTGTTTGTCAACGGGATCAATATTGTCTTAAACTACTGGTTGATATACACAGAGGGACTGGGGGTATTGGGGGCGGCGGCAGCGTCTGCAGTTTCCTATACATTCGGCGGAATCAGCATGTTTTATATATTCAAGAAAAAGTCTGTATTTTCCTGGAGGAAAGAAAAGCGGATCCCGGATATGGCTGTCTTAAGAAGATGTTTTAGGATCAGCATTCCTGTCATGATGACAAACACTGCATCCTGCCTGGGACAGATTATGTTTACGGGGCTGGTATCCGGTATGGGTACTTCTGTATTTGCGGCGCATTCTATAGCGGTGACGGCGGAGACTATTTTTTATATTCCAGGATACGGTATGAGTACTGCGGTGTCTGCAATGGTAGGATACTCCATAGGAGAACGCAGCAGGGAGAAGTTTGACGTGTTGTGGAAACAGGCTGTGTGCCTGACTATGATTCTCATGTGTGCCGCCGGGGCAGTTCTGTATTTTGTGTCAGATGCACTGATGGGGATCTTTACCCCCAGTCCACAGGTGGTGTCGCTTGGAGCACAGATGCTCAGGATCGTTGCAGTGTCAGAACCCTTTTTCGGTCTTATGATCATCATGCAGGGGATTTACAATGGCCTTGGAAAGACCGGGTATGCTTTTTTTGTGGAAACCGGAAGTATGTGGGGAATACGGATCCTGCTGAGCCTTTTATGCGTAAAGGTCTGGCAGCTGGGTCTTGGTGCCGTATGGTATTGTATGATCGCAGACAATATAACCAAGGCGGTGCTTTATATGATAAGGTTTCTTGTTCCGGGAAAGAGGGAAAAGCTGTGGAAACAGGCATTTCATTAA
- a CDS encoding LysE family translocator, with product MWENFFLKGLAVGLLFGMPVGAVGALTVQRILKFGPGAGILSGMGSSVADCIYACIGVFGLSFLSDCLLQNQEVIHILGGILILFMGVGIIRKKAETGSVKADAKAGAAMFLSSFAVAITNPASILSFLFVFSYFGISGKVEAARGIQLAAGVFMGTFFWWGMLAAGVVRLKAKIGEQMIQKVHRCFGAVLVLFGTAIFVRTVL from the coding sequence ATGTGGGAAAATTTTTTCTTGAAAGGATTGGCTGTCGGGCTTCTGTTTGGAATGCCCGTGGGTGCTGTTGGTGCCCTGACCGTTCAGCGGATTCTGAAGTTTGGGCCGGGAGCCGGGATTCTGTCCGGCATGGGTTCATCAGTGGCAGACTGTATTTATGCCTGTATAGGGGTTTTTGGGCTGTCTTTTCTGTCTGATTGTCTGCTTCAAAACCAAGAGGTGATCCATATTTTGGGAGGCATCTTAATCCTTTTTATGGGAGTTGGAATCATCAGGAAAAAAGCAGAGACAGGCAGTGTAAAGGCAGACGCAAAAGCAGGTGCTGCCATGTTTCTTTCCTCTTTTGCGGTGGCCATCACCAATCCGGCCTCTATCTTGTCATTTCTGTTTGTATTTTCATATTTCGGAATTTCAGGCAAGGTAGAGGCGGCAAGGGGAATTCAGCTGGCAGCGGGAGTATTCATGGGAACCTTTTTTTGGTGGGGGATGCTCGCCGCAGGGGTAGTCAGGTTAAAAGCTAAGATAGGAGAACAAATGATTCAAAAAGTCCATCGGTGCTTCGGTGCTGTCCTGGTATTGTTTGGCACGGCAATATTTGTAAGGACCGTACTGTGA
- a CDS encoding LysR family transcriptional regulator, with amino-acid sequence MELRVLRYFLAVAREQSISGAAESLHITQPTLSRQLMELEEELGKRLFIRGSRKITLTEDGILFRKRATEILDLVEKTEAELHAPDDIITGDIYIGGGETDAMRLIARIASDLRKKHPGIRYHLYSGNGDNVTERLDKGLLDFGVLIEYGDLKKYNHIHLPVEDTWGLLMPKDCPLAKNDVITPEDLSDVPLITSSQSIGNDFLAWLGKEINTLNIVSTYNLIYNASLMVDEGFGYALCLDKLLNTSGDSRLCFRPLSPRYEAKLDLVWKKYQVFSKAAEKFLELAKKEFSAGKL; translated from the coding sequence ATGGAATTACGTGTACTGCGGTATTTTCTCGCTGTTGCCAGAGAGCAGAGCATTTCCGGCGCCGCTGAGTCTCTTCATATCACACAGCCGACTCTGTCCAGACAGCTGATGGAGCTGGAAGAAGAACTTGGCAAACGGCTTTTCATCCGGGGCAGCCGGAAGATCACCCTGACGGAAGACGGGATTCTTTTCCGCAAAAGAGCTACTGAAATCCTTGACCTTGTAGAGAAAACAGAGGCCGAACTTCACGCCCCTGATGACATCATCACCGGGGACATCTACATCGGAGGTGGTGAGACAGATGCCATGCGCCTGATTGCCCGGATCGCATCCGACCTGCGAAAAAAACACCCTGGGATCCGTTATCACCTGTACAGCGGCAATGGGGACAATGTCACGGAGCGTCTGGACAAAGGACTCCTGGATTTTGGAGTGCTTATTGAATACGGTGACTTAAAAAAATATAATCACATCCATCTCCCTGTTGAAGACACCTGGGGGCTTCTCATGCCAAAAGACTGTCCTTTGGCCAAAAATGATGTCATCACTCCTGAGGATTTATCAGACGTTCCTCTGATCACCTCCAGCCAGTCCATCGGAAATGATTTTTTAGCCTGGCTGGGAAAAGAGATTAATACTCTGAACATTGTCAGTACCTACAATCTGATCTACAACGCTTCTCTCATGGTGGACGAGGGATTTGGTTATGCTCTCTGCCTGGATAAACTGCTCAACACCTCCGGTGACAGCCGTCTGTGCTTCCGCCCCCTTTCTCCAAGATATGAGGCTAAATTAGACCTTGTATGGAAAAAATATCAGGTATTCTCAAAGGCCGCTGAAAAATTTCTGGAACTGGCTAAGAAAGAATTTTCAGCGGGAAAGCTCTAA
- a CDS encoding MFS transporter: MNKKMIFILTVGVFSIINTEMGVVGILPMIAERYQVSISTAGLLVSMFALAVAVSGPTMPLLFSGFNRKRVMILVLGVFTVCNVISAFAQHFPVVLAARVLPAFFHPIYVSMALSVAGGSVEKKEAPKAVAKVMMGVSAGMVLGVPVVSYITGLTSLRIGMLFFAAVNGFVLLATIFFVPDLPVKEKMSYGSQVKVLKEPSVWISIAGVVLLNGSVFGVYSYLSEYMEKVTGLSAEWISILLLVYGLSNIIGNILAGRLLSSRPMGFITTFPFLLAAVYIVLFFLGYLSFIMAVLTFVWGVLAGAAANINQYWMTTAAPKAPDFANGLFLAATNLGTTAATTVCGFFLSGMGTPYLMIGGILFLLLAFAAIMFRVLGQRRLADAGL, translated from the coding sequence ATGAATAAAAAAATGATTTTTATACTGACGGTGGGAGTGTTCAGTATCATCAATACAGAAATGGGCGTTGTGGGCATTCTGCCCATGATCGCGGAAAGGTACCAGGTGAGTATCTCCACAGCAGGGCTTTTGGTGAGCATGTTTGCCCTGGCCGTGGCGGTTTCAGGTCCCACGATGCCGCTTCTGTTTTCCGGGTTTAACCGAAAAAGGGTTATGATCCTTGTGCTGGGGGTATTTACTGTGTGCAATGTAATCTCTGCATTTGCCCAGCACTTCCCGGTGGTCCTGGCGGCCCGGGTGCTGCCCGCATTTTTTCATCCTATTTATGTATCTATGGCACTTTCTGTGGCGGGCGGATCTGTTGAAAAGAAGGAGGCTCCCAAGGCAGTTGCTAAAGTCATGATGGGAGTATCAGCAGGCATGGTGTTAGGAGTACCTGTGGTCAGCTATATTACAGGACTGACCTCCCTGCGGATCGGCATGTTATTTTTTGCTGCGGTCAATGGGTTTGTTTTGCTGGCCACGATATTCTTTGTGCCGGATCTTCCGGTAAAAGAGAAAATGTCCTATGGTTCGCAGGTAAAGGTTTTAAAAGAGCCTTCAGTTTGGATTTCCATCGCGGGGGTTGTGCTGTTAAACGGTTCTGTGTTTGGTGTGTACAGTTACCTTTCTGAATATATGGAAAAAGTGACAGGACTTTCTGCTGAGTGGATCAGTATTCTGCTGCTGGTGTATGGATTGTCAAACATCATAGGAAATATTCTTGCAGGCCGGCTGCTCAGCAGCAGGCCCATGGGATTCATCACCACATTTCCGTTTCTTTTGGCAGCGGTCTATATAGTGTTATTTTTCCTGGGGTATTTAAGTTTTATTATGGCTGTGCTGACCTTTGTGTGGGGTGTTCTTGCAGGGGCGGCGGCAAATATTAATCAGTATTGGATGACAACAGCAGCGCCAAAAGCGCCGGATTTTGCCAATGGTCTGTTTCTGGCAGCCACCAATCTCGGTACCACAGCGGCTACGACAGTCTGCGGATTTTTCTTGTCCGGCATGGGGACTCCTTATCTGATGATTGGAGGGATTTTATTCCTTCTGCTGGCATTCGCAGCCATCATGTTCAGGGTACTTGGACAAAGGAGGCTGGCAGATGCCGGACTGTGA